CCTTCAGATCGATATTTACCACAAATTAATTAATACTGAACAATGAATTGATACTGAACAATACATGTTCTTATGCCAACGTTTTGTGAAAACAACTTATTTGGAATAGAATGTAAAGGCCTAAGAATAGGTGATATCGAATAGTAGCCTAGGTTATAACCACTCATAACCCAAATGTTTATTATCATGTGATGCTGTCTAACACTTAATTTACCATCATTGTGTCGGTAGGCTAAAGTGCATAAATTAACAACTTTTTTCTGTTACATGTTTCCAGTAGGTATAGATACTGTAGAGCTGTTAGGCTGTGAAGCCTATTCATTATACTGCTTGAAAATCATATGCTTTTGTAGGCCTATATTATTATTTGTCTGATTGAAGTTGAATAATTAAATATGTAGGCCTAAAAATTCAGTTTTCGATGCTTGTGTCACACATTTCCTAACTCGACTCCAAAATCGTGGACATTTGGCTAGTTAGTtgtatttatgttttatttatttatttaagctttatttaactaggcaagtcagttaagaacacattcttatttagaatgacagcctaccaaaaggcaaaaggcctcatgCCGGGaggggggctgggataaaaataaatacaaaatgaaatataaatgacaaaacacacatcacgacaagagacacaacacaacactacataaatagaGACCTAATACAACAACATaggaaggcagcaacacatgacaacacagcatggtagaagcacaacataacaacatggtagaaacacaacatggtagcagcacaaaacatggtacaaacattattggacacagacaacagcacaaagggcaagaaggtagagacaacaatacatcacacaaagcagccacaactgtcagtaagagtgtccatgattgagtttttgaatgaagagattgaaattaaattgtccagtttgagtgtttgttgcagcttgttgcAGCTGTATAACAGTATAAAATGTGTATTGTGCCAATCACACTTCAAATATGATTATGCTCTAAGTATTGGCCTTATGTTTTTTTTGCTGATAAATTTAATCAGCACCAAATCCACACACATGATCCGACGCGTCGTGGTTGTCCCATGGGTCTTACCGTGCCCCGCCTCCTGACGCGTGACAGGGGCGCGCATCAGGGGTATAAAATTCATTCACTCTCAGTAACCACCAGAACCAAAACAAGTGAAGACCAGCGACCAGGACATAGGGAAGAGCGAGGACTGCTATACCTTTTCATACAAATTTTATGGTGTGactgcaatgtttttttttctctccagctTTTTGGGAATACGCGCCTGTCACATTTGTATTGGACACAACGAGTGCAAACACCTGCGAATTGTTGTATAGCTACCAACCAAACACCTGGCGGAAATGGCCTCGCTACCTCTTAGATGTGTCTTTGCTTTGGCTGTAGTGCAAGTGGTAAGTACGAAGTGTAACAATAAGGAACCATTCAATATTGCCGTGCTTTATGCACAACGGATCTCTAATGTCCAATTCGCTCTTCTCTTGGCAGGTATCATCTTCTGGTGTGTTCGAGTTGAAAGTCCATTCGTTCAACACTGCTCAGCGCATATGCAGAAGGCATAGGGACTGCCACATCTTTTTCAGAATTTGTCTCAAACACTCAGAGGACGTTATCCATGCGGAGCCACCATGCACTTTTGGAACAGGACACACCAACGTCATCCGCGCAGATCAGACCTCAATTTCCAGCAGCGCTCCTATTAGAATACCGTTCCATTTTAAGTGGCCGGTAAATAATATTTTATTCATAAATACTAATGTTAGACAAGGAATAATAATTGTTATGTTACTCTATCATTCTTGAATTCACGTTTTAATCCAGGATTTACCTCTATTACAGGGAACATTTTCGCTGATCATTGAAGCATGGAACGCAGAAATCCCTACAGAATACACAGGTAAGGTGTTGTTGCAGTAGGCTTATTATAGCATTTCTTTTAAAACTGCCTACCTGTTACTTTCAAACATTCAGTATGCCAATAGGTTACTACAATACTATTTTTCTTATATTTTTGCAGACAACCAAAACAACCTGGTCAGCCGCTTGGCtaccagaagaagactggccataGGCGAGGACTGGTCTCAAGACGTCCACTTCGGGGAGCAGAGCGAGCTGCGCTACTCCTACCACGCATTCTGTGACGAGTACTACTTTGGCGACAGCTGCGCCGAATACTGCAGACCCCGCGACGACACTCTGGGCCACTACACCTGTGACGTGGAGGGGAACAAACAATGTCTGGAGGGCTGGAAGGGCAACTACTGTTCTGATCGTAAGTTCAGTCTACTTGGTTAACGTCAATGACTTTAGGCTACATTACTGTCCAGACTCAGATTCTGTcaaccaggttgtctcagtctgCACTGTATAGGCCTATTGTAAATAGACTGCACAGTGCACACAATGATATATTGATAAATGAGGCAAATGTTATTTTTGGCATTGTCCTTAGTGAAAACAATTAATGCTCTTTGAAGGTGTCACAAGGGCAGTATATAGACCTGAATGATTGGTGGCAATAATTTGTACATACAGGCCTACATATAACCACACCAACAATTAAGCATGTGCAACACATTTTAATTGTCAATTTTATGAAAATGTTTGTGCCAAGTTATTTCTAAAGTAAGATTACTCTTCTGCCTCAAGGATTTCAATTTAATCCCATAACCAGCCACTCTACTATTTTAGACAGGCATAATTGGCTGAGTCTTAAGTATGCACTTTTATCTCAAAAAGCCTCCTGTCGTGTTGCTTTATAGACTTTATAGTAAGGAAGGCTTGTGGAGTTCGATCTGCCCTTTGTTCCCCTATAACAAAGGGAGAAAGAACCATGACTCACCAGGGACACATGTTGgagatgctgtgtgtgtgagttgcgGGGTGTGCGTGAGGCAGAGGGCGAAAAGAAAGTCCTGGCTTCTGTTCCTACGGTGGAGTGCTCACCAGCTGCTTGGTTTAATACTTAACAAACAGTTGGGAGGGCCGGCAGTGGGGGGGGCTCAGACAGAgttggtgggtgggggggggcgcATGCGTGCCCAATCTGCCCATTCATTATAATcacaccctctcccccctcctcccaccagccatcTGTTCGGCAGACTGCAGCGTGAGGCATGGCTACTGCGAGGCCCCTGGGGACTGCAAGTGCAGAATGGGTTGGCAGGGGCCCTCGTGCAACGAGTGTGTGCGCTACCCGGGCTGCCTCCATGGCACCTGCGTCCAGCCGTGGCAGTGTGACTGCAAGGAGGGCTGGGGCGGCCTCTTCTGCGACCAGGACCTCAACTACTGCACCAACCATCGGCCATGTGCCAACGGTGCCACCTGTACAAACACAGGCCAGGGCAGCTACACCTGTAACTGCCGCCCGGGCTACGGTGGCACCAACTGTGAGCTGGAGACCAACGAGTGCGACAGCAACCCCTGCAAGAACGGAGGCAGCTGCAATGTGAGTAATATTACAGCTTACAGGAAATAGGGGTAGTTCAATATTGGCTCCGATTCTTTTTTTATATGTTCAATTGGGTGTTAGcgaaacaatatatatttttatttgaggTAATTTGGCATTCCATGTTATTGTTAATTGTCCATTTGAAGGTAAAATGGAAATGTGTCCAAGGTACAAATGCAGTGTAACATAACACAGTAATAAACATGTTTAAATAAGACACAATGTCAGAAACATGATCAGTAATCATGGTTCATCTATGGATTGTAAAAAGCCAAATATCAGTCAAGGTGTCTGTCTAATGACAATTAACTCAACATTATCAAAAATACTCTAATGACAATCATCTCTCTCTTTAGGACCTGGAGAACGACTACTCATGCACCTGCCCCCAGGGCTTCTATGGGAAGAACTGTGAGATCATCGCCATGACGTGTGCCGATGGGCCCTGTTTCAATGGAGGCACCTGTATGGAGATGCTGACGGGGGGCTATACTTGCCATTGCCCTCCCACCTACACTGGCTCAAACTGCGAGAAGAAACTGGACCGCTGCAGCAACAGCCCCTGTCTGAATGGTGAGTCTGACTTCAGTGGATCAAGCTCAAATTGAAGTTGATAGTTTATTTGCAGGTATTAAAGCAGTTGGAATTCTTTATTGGAGCGCTCTcacatatagtacagtacatagacatgtacagtaaaaagatttttaaaaaatgttttcagtCATACAGtatgttgaagtcggaagtttacatacaccttagccaaatacaataaactcagtttttcacaattcctgacatttaatcctagtaaaaattccttgtcttaggtcagttaggagcaccactttattttaagaatgtgaaatgtcagaataatagtagagaatcatttctttctttcatcacattcctagtgggtcagaagtttacatacactcaattagtatttggtagcattgcctttaaattgtttaacttgggtcaaacattttgggtagccttccacaagcttcccccaattagttgggtgaattttggcccataactcctgacagagctggtgtaactgagtcaggttggtaggcctccttgctcacacacgctttttcagttctgccaaaggATTTTCTGTaagactgaggtcagggctttgtgatggccaacaccttgactttgatgtccttaagccattttgcttcaactttggaagtatgcttggtgtcattgtccatttggaagacccatttgcgaccaagctttaacttcctgactgatgttgcttcaatatatccacataattttccattcctcatgatgccatctattttgtgaagtgcactagtccctcctgcagcaatgcacccccacaacatgatgctgccacccccgtgcttcacggttgggatggtgttcttcggcttgcaagcctccccctgtttcctccaaacataatgatggtcagtGTGGGCAAacggttccatttttgtttcatcagaccagaggacatttctccaaaaagtgcaatctttgtccccatgtgcagttgcaaaccgtagtctggcgttgtaatggcggttttggagcagtggcttcttccttgctgagcggcctttcaggttatgtcgatataggactcgttttactgtggatatagatcattttgtacctgtttcctccagcatcttcacacggtcctttgctgttgttctgggattgatttgcatttttcgcaccaaagtacgttcatctataggagacagaacgcgtctccttcctgagcagtatgataactgtgtggtcccatggtgtttataattgcgcaatattgtttgtacaaatgaacgtggtaccgtcaggcatttggaaattgctcgcaaggatgaaccagacttgtggaggtctacatttttttttcttctgaggtcttggctgatttcttttgatttccccacgatgtcaagcaaataggcactgagtttgaagataggctaattgacatcatttgagatgtggatgtatttcaaggcctatcagaagcttctaaagccttgacatcattttctggaattttccaagctgtttaaaggcacagtcaacttagtgtatgtaaacttctgaccaattggaattgtgatacagtgaagtaatctgtctgtaaacaattgttggaaaaattccttgtcatgcacaaagtagatgtcctaaccgacttgtcaaaactatagt
The DNA window shown above is from Salmo salar chromosome ssa13, Ssal_v3.1, whole genome shotgun sequence and carries:
- the LOC106591243 gene encoding delta-like protein B, encoding MASLPLRCVFALAVVQVVSSSGVFELKVHSFNTAQRICRRHRDCHIFFRICLKHSEDVIHAEPPCTFGTGHTNVIRADQTSISSSAPIRIPFHFKWPGTFSLIIEAWNAEIPTEYTDNQNNLVSRLATRRRLAIGEDWSQDVHFGEQSELRYSYHAFCDEYYFGDSCAEYCRPRDDTLGHYTCDVEGNKQCLEGWKGNYCSDPICSADCSVRHGYCEAPGDCKCRMGWQGPSCNECVRYPGCLHGTCVQPWQCDCKEGWGGLFCDQDLNYCTNHRPCANGATCTNTGQGSYTCNCRPGYGGTNCELETNECDSNPCKNGGSCNDLENDYSCTCPQGFYGKNCEIIAMTCADGPCFNGGTCMEMLTGGYTCHCPPTYTGSNCEKKLDRCSNSPCLNGGECLDLGQSVLCRCHSGFTGANCQFNIDDCALAPCQNAGTCQDGVDDYTCSCTLGYAGKNCSLRSDACGRGASAQPCQNGGTCFTHFTGPVCQCPPGFMGPSCEFTLQPSFHPAPRLTNKPSSTALTASCVLALLALGLATGIVVLRRRRLSGRKQLNDTAVFNDLKMGINRFPSEREAFMAASGLFKISNSDPRLSMASLASLRPTDDRMGRGLGGERHSFSPGQDYLWRGDSGAGLR